From one Lycorma delicatula isolate Av1 chromosome 2, ASM4794821v1, whole genome shotgun sequence genomic stretch:
- the LOC142320456 gene encoding uncharacterized protein LOC142320456, which yields MGGAKLTQASVQNKENLNAAASRSSTEATGTSHSESTSNKTSGTSNIISNDIVNSSVTNISDGKVPDSPLHEFISDTFTASKQDLLEVEQNMKKLGITDDAQSRSAKNGSNTAQID from the exons ATGGGTGGAGCAAAAT TGACCCAAGCATCAGTACAGAATAAGGAAAATTTGAATGCGGCTGCTTCCAGATCAAGTACAGAAGCGACTGGCACTAGTCATTCTGAATCGACCTCTAATAAAACATCTGGTACATCTAATATTATCAGTAATGATATCGTTAATAGCAGTGTAACTAATATTAGTGATGGTAAAGTGCCTGATAGCCCTTTACATGAATTTATTTCTGATACTTTTACAGCAAGTAAACAAGATTTATTAGAAGTTGAACAGAATATGAAGAAACTTGGAATAACTGATGATGCTCAATCAAGATCAGCTAAAAATG
- the LOC142320457 gene encoding mitochondrial pyruvate carrier 2-like isoform X3, translated as MITLAELQYLISTLRLAKGLVIAGLGDIQRPAEKLSVSQSSALAATGVVWSRYSLVIIPKNWSLFSVNVFVAITNFYQLTRAVSFMI; from the exons ATGATTACTTTGGCTGAACTGCAATATCTTATCTCAACTCTCAGGCTGGCAAAG ggcCTTGTAATAGCTGGTCTTGGTGACATTCAACGTCCAGCTGAAAAATTGAGTGTTTCACAGTCATCTGCATTAGCTGCAACTGGTGTTGTATGGTCAAGATACTCTCTTGTCATTATACCAAAGAACTGGAGTTTGTTCAGTGTGAATGTTTTTGTtgctattactaatttttatcaaCTTACAAGAGCCGTAag
- the LOC142320457 gene encoding mitochondrial pyruvate carrier 2-like isoform X2, translating to MITLAELQYLISTLRLAKGLVIAGLGDIQRPAEKLSVSQSSALAATGVVWSRYSLVIIPKNWSLFSVNVFVAITNFYQLTRAVRNYVI from the exons ATGATTACTTTGGCTGAACTGCAATATCTTATCTCAACTCTCAGGCTGGCAAAG ggcCTTGTAATAGCTGGTCTTGGTGACATTCAACGTCCAGCTGAAAAATTGAGTGTTTCACAGTCATCTGCATTAGCTGCAACTGGTGTTGTATGGTCAAGATACTCTCTTGTCATTATACCAAAGAACTGGAGTTTGTTCAGTGTGAATGTTTTTGTtgctattactaatttttatcaaCTTACAAGAGCCGTAag